One Pseudodesulfovibrio alkaliphilus DNA segment encodes these proteins:
- a CDS encoding type I restriction-modification system subunit M, which yields MTNFSATAANIWAVADMLRGDFKQSQYGRVILPFTLLRRLECVLEPTKDAVLDAAKKHAHMGDAAAPLIRKAAKQQFYNASPMTMASIGSTQTLDNLEGYVQGFSANAREIFEYFHFSDYLEQLDACDLLYMVSKKFATWDLSPEAIDNHTMGLVFEELIRKFAESSNETAGEHFTPRDIVHLATSLVFLDDDEVLSKPGVVRSLYDPTAGTGGFLSEGTEFMRSLNPDAVISVHGQELNPESYAICKADMLIKGQDVANIKFGNTLSDDQLPAERFDYMLSNPPFGVDWKKIQRVVEDEHRLRGFAGRFGPGTPRVSDGSLLFLLHLISKMRPVSEGGSRIGIILNGSPLFTGGAGSGESEIRRHILENDLLEGIVALPTDMFYNTGIATYVWVLSNRKPASRRGKVHLLNATEVFAPMRKSLGSKRRHMTEEQIEDIVRAYGDCLEDDNCKVFDSTDFGYRRITVERPLQLAFFPKDEARVAALRADKPWAKWDAKTQRAVLDALAALDERYLSRSAFRKALRKAGADVSAVQFKLLQKHLGEHDPEAEVCKVKGSPEPDPNLRDNENVPLKEDIREYFAREVLPHVPDAWIDEAKRDGSDGEVGIVGYEIPFNRHFYKYVPPRPLEEIDADLDTVSAEIMQLLQEVHS from the coding sequence ATGACCAACTTCTCCGCCACTGCGGCCAACATCTGGGCCGTTGCGGACATGCTCCGCGGCGATTTCAAACAGTCCCAGTATGGCCGCGTCATTCTCCCCTTCACCCTGCTCCGCCGCCTCGAATGTGTGCTGGAGCCGACCAAGGACGCTGTTCTCGACGCGGCAAAAAAGCACGCGCACATGGGCGACGCAGCCGCGCCGCTCATCAGGAAGGCGGCCAAGCAGCAGTTCTACAACGCCTCGCCCATGACCATGGCGTCCATCGGATCGACGCAGACCCTGGACAACCTTGAGGGATACGTGCAGGGGTTCAGCGCCAATGCGCGGGAGATATTCGAATATTTCCACTTCTCGGACTATCTGGAGCAGCTCGACGCCTGCGACCTGCTCTACATGGTGTCCAAAAAGTTCGCGACCTGGGATCTGAGCCCAGAGGCCATCGACAACCACACCATGGGCCTCGTGTTCGAGGAGCTCATCCGCAAGTTCGCGGAATCGTCCAACGAAACCGCCGGGGAGCACTTCACCCCGCGCGACATCGTGCACCTCGCCACCTCGCTGGTGTTCCTGGATGATGACGAGGTGCTGTCCAAGCCCGGCGTGGTCCGCTCCCTCTACGATCCCACGGCCGGGACCGGCGGCTTCCTCTCCGAGGGCACGGAGTTCATGCGCTCCCTGAACCCGGATGCCGTGATCAGCGTCCACGGGCAGGAGCTCAACCCCGAGTCCTACGCCATCTGCAAGGCGGACATGCTCATCAAGGGCCAGGACGTGGCCAACATCAAGTTCGGCAACACCCTGTCCGATGACCAGCTCCCGGCGGAGAGATTCGACTACATGCTCTCCAACCCGCCCTTTGGCGTGGACTGGAAGAAAATCCAGCGCGTGGTGGAGGACGAGCACCGGCTCAGGGGCTTTGCGGGCCGGTTTGGCCCCGGCACGCCGCGCGTGTCCGATGGCTCGCTCCTGTTCCTGCTGCACCTCATCAGCAAGATGCGGCCGGTGAGCGAGGGCGGCTCGCGCATCGGCATCATCCTCAACGGCTCCCCGCTCTTCACGGGCGGGGCCGGGTCGGGCGAGTCAGAGATTCGCCGCCATATCCTTGAGAACGACCTGCTTGAAGGCATCGTGGCCCTGCCCACGGACATGTTCTACAACACGGGCATCGCCACCTATGTCTGGGTGCTCTCCAACCGCAAGCCCGCCTCGCGCAGGGGCAAGGTGCACCTGCTCAACGCCACCGAGGTCTTTGCGCCCATGCGCAAGTCGCTGGGCTCCAAGCGGCGGCACATGACCGAGGAGCAGATAGAGGACATCGTCCGCGCCTATGGCGACTGCCTTGAGGACGACAACTGCAAGGTGTTCGACTCCACGGACTTCGGCTACCGGCGCATCACCGTGGAGCGTCCGCTCCAGTTGGCCTTTTTCCCCAAAGACGAAGCCCGCGTGGCCGCGCTCAGGGCGGACAAGCCGTGGGCCAAATGGGATGCCAAGACGCAGCGGGCCGTTCTGGACGCCCTGGCCGCGCTGGATGAACGCTATCTCTCCCGCTCCGCCTTCAGGAAGGCGCTCAGGAAGGCCGGGGCCGATGTGAGCGCGGTCCAGTTCAAGCTGCTCCAGAAGCACCTTGGCGAGCACGATCCCGAGGCCGAGGTCTGCAAGGTCAAGGGCAGCCCCGAGCCGGACCCGAACCTGCGCGACAACGAGAACGTGCCGCTCAAGGAGGACATCCGCGAATACTTTGCCCGCGAGGTGCTGCCCCATGTGCCGGACGCGTGGATAGACGAGGCCAAACGGGACGGCAGCGACGGCGAGGTGGGCATCGTGGGCTACGAGATCCCCTTCAACCGCCACTTCTACAAGTATGTGCCGCCGCGCCCGCTGGAGGAGATCGATGCGGACCTCGACACGGTGTCGGCGGAGATCATGCAGCTTTTGCAGGAGGTGCACAGTTGA
- the rhuM gene encoding virulence protein RhuM/Fic/DOC family protein: MQPAEVEVYQNEEGSLELRVPVQWESVWLNANQMALLFGRDKSVVSRHIRNVFGERELDEAATVANFATVQNEGGRTVSRDIAHYSLDVVISVGYRVKSQQGVRFRQWATSILREHLVKGYTVDQKRLAENADELTKALELVRRSAGSIRHIEEGQGLVDVISRYTRTFLWLQQYDEGRLAKPEGQRGGRLMALDEARAALGTLKRQLMARQEATDLFAMDKGAGLAAIWGALQQSAFGEDVYPSVESKAAHLLYFVVKNHPFTDGNKRSAAFLLVHFLNANGRLFDDRGELVVNEAGLAALTLLVAESAPREKDTVIRLILNLLAQGEQ; this comes from the coding sequence ATGCAGCCTGCCGAAGTGGAAGTCTACCAGAACGAAGAAGGGAGTCTCGAACTCCGGGTGCCCGTCCAATGGGAGAGCGTTTGGCTGAACGCCAACCAGATGGCCTTGCTTTTCGGGCGCGACAAGTCCGTTGTTTCCCGCCACATCCGCAATGTGTTCGGGGAAAGGGAGCTGGACGAAGCGGCAACTGTTGCAAATTTTGCAACAGTTCAAAACGAAGGCGGGAGAACGGTTTCCCGCGATATCGCCCACTACAGCCTCGATGTGGTCATCTCGGTTGGATACCGGGTGAAGTCGCAGCAGGGCGTTCGGTTTCGCCAGTGGGCCACGTCCATTTTGCGCGAGCATCTGGTCAAGGGGTATACGGTCGACCAAAAGCGGCTGGCCGAGAATGCGGATGAGCTGACCAAGGCTCTGGAGCTGGTCCGCCGCAGCGCCGGGAGCATCCGGCATATTGAAGAGGGACAGGGGCTGGTGGATGTCATCAGCCGGTACACCCGGACGTTTCTCTGGCTCCAGCAGTATGACGAGGGGCGGCTGGCCAAGCCCGAAGGGCAGCGCGGCGGCAGGCTCATGGCCCTGGACGAGGCGCGGGCGGCGCTCGGCACGCTCAAGCGGCAGCTCATGGCCCGGCAGGAAGCCACCGACCTGTTCGCCATGGACAAGGGAGCTGGCCTTGCCGCCATCTGGGGCGCGTTGCAGCAGAGCGCGTTCGGCGAGGATGTCTACCCCTCGGTGGAGAGCAAGGCGGCGCACCTGCTCTACTTCGTGGTCAAGAACCACCCCTTCACGGACGGCAACAAGCGCAGCGCGGCCTTCCTGCTGGTCCATTTTCTGAACGCCAACGGGCGGCTCTTCGACGACAGGGGAGAGCTGGTCGTCAATGAGGCCGGTCTGGCCGCCCTGACCCTGCTGGTTGCCGAATCCGCGCCCAGGGAAAAGGACACCGTGATCCGGCTCATCCTCAACCTCCTGGCCCAGGGAGAACAGTGA
- a CDS encoding restriction endonuclease subunit S, with translation MGKYRAYPEYRDSGVEWLGEVPKHWKYSRIERVASFVKEPISPEQLKGLLVDHYSIPAVQEYGKGHIEEGDTVDSTKYMVVKDDILISKLNPRKRTSAIVKKSSCPIIASSEFIPLRPHAIHGRLLYYVVSGDLVGQFLEAHCDSATRSHQRITPDILCKLSIPLPATQEEQAQIAAFLDRETARIDRLIGRQEQLIELLKEKRQAVISHAVTKGLDPDAPMKDSGVEWLGEIPAHWEHSRIGYCATVGNGCTPHRDKESYWSDGIVPWLNSSKVNEDYIVDADQFVTKKAAVECHLPLVRPGSILIAITGEGKTRGMAALTKIDTTISQHLAFVRIQRVDVLPDFIHWYLKSRYDWIRYNSAGGGSTKAAITCSDIRKYPIPIPPKNEQIEIVGHLSKKMLTFGKLEESALKTIALLQERRTALISAAVTGKIDVREAV, from the coding sequence ATGGGCAAGTATCGGGCGTACCCGGAGTACCGGGACTCGGGCGTGGAGTGGCTTGGGGAGGTGCCGAAGCATTGGAAGTACTCCCGCATTGAACGCGTTGCCTCTTTCGTCAAAGAACCAATATCACCCGAGCAACTGAAAGGGCTCCTTGTAGACCATTACAGCATTCCTGCTGTTCAAGAGTATGGGAAAGGCCACATTGAAGAGGGGGATACTGTCGATAGTACGAAATACATGGTCGTCAAAGACGATATATTAATCTCCAAACTTAATCCAAGGAAACGGACATCGGCAATTGTAAAAAAAAGCTCATGCCCTATAATTGCCTCTTCTGAGTTTATTCCTTTACGTCCTCATGCGATTCACGGACGATTACTGTATTATGTTGTGAGCGGGGATCTTGTTGGCCAATTCCTTGAAGCTCATTGCGATTCGGCGACTCGGAGCCATCAAAGAATTACTCCCGATATTTTGTGCAAACTGTCGATACCATTGCCTGCTACACAAGAAGAACAAGCCCAAATCGCCGCCTTCCTCGACCGCGAGACCGCCAGGATCGACCGGCTGATCGGCAGGCAGGAGCAGTTGATCGAACTGCTCAAGGAGAAGCGGCAGGCGGTCATCTCCCATGCCGTGACCAAGGGTCTCGACCCGGATGCCCCCATGAAGGACTCCGGCGTGGAATGGCTCGGGGAGATTCCGGCGCATTGGGAGCATTCTCGAATCGGTTATTGCGCCACAGTAGGGAATGGATGCACTCCGCATCGAGACAAGGAAAGTTATTGGTCAGATGGAATAGTCCCGTGGCTGAATAGTTCCAAAGTCAATGAGGATTATATAGTTGATGCCGACCAGTTCGTAACGAAAAAAGCCGCCGTTGAATGCCACCTTCCCTTGGTTAGGCCCGGATCAATTCTGATCGCAATAACGGGTGAGGGTAAAACACGAGGAATGGCTGCATTGACCAAAATTGATACTACAATCAGCCAACACCTTGCGTTTGTCAGGATTCAACGAGTGGACGTGCTTCCAGATTTTATCCATTGGTACCTCAAGAGCCGGTATGATTGGATTCGATATAATTCGGCAGGAGGTGGGTCAACAAAAGCGGCGATAACTTGCAGTGACATTCGGAAATATCCAATCCCGATTCCACCCAAAAATGAACAGATAGAAATTGTCGGGCATCTGTCCAAAAAGATGTTAACGTTTGGCAAGCTTGAGGAAAGCGCACTTAAAACTATTGCCCTCCTCCAAGAACGCCGCACCGCCCTCATCTCTGCGGCTGTTACCGGCAAGATCGACGTGCGGGAGGCTGTGTAG
- a CDS encoding type I restriction endonuclease subunit R — protein sequence MPDALENTFQQDIVNALVAGGWMIGTSAGYDREHALYPEDVVGFMSEAQPDQWAKFCKMYPENPEASMLRSLAKALDDKGTLQILRKHYADRGARIHMCRFKPDHGLNEETERQYGCNRLRVVPELVYSPHGYVGRLDLALFVNGIPVATLELKSEFKQSVHNAIRQYKKDRPPKDPHTRKGEPLLTFKRGALVHFAVSQEDVYMCTRLAGDASRFLPFNKGTDDGGAGNPPPADPDDYATGYLWQEVLRPDNFLRILGRFLHLEVKETTDWQGRTRKKETMIFPRFHQWDAVNRLIDTARAEGPGHKYLIQHSAGSGKSNSIAWTAHQLSSLHDAEDGKVFDSVIVITDRTVLDNQLQETIYQFDHRRGAVTRVSREYGDGSKSEQLAGALEEAAGIVIVTIQTFPYVLKLLQERTALKGRTYAVIADEAHSSQTGGTAQKLREVLNLEQIDEGADLSSEDVLQATLASRRDSDRISYFAFTATPKPKTLELFGRRPRPDLPASAENIPQSFHVYTMRQAIEEGYILDVLRNYTTYSMAYKLAHTNPEDEREVDARKGASTIAKWVRHHPHNIATKVEVIIEHFRTRIAARLNGQAKAMVVTSSRLAAVRYKLAFDKYIAEHPQCQGIQAMVAFSGDVEDVENGTGPFNETNMNPTLKKRDMRKAFDTDEYQVMIVANKFQTGFDQPKLCAMYVDKKLAGVDCVQTLSRLNRTYPGKDQTFVLDFANKPEDILAAFQPYYKVARLQDVSDPNLVYELKDKLDGQDIYRWEEVEAFVEAFFNDKASQARLMRHCRPARERFGIRYKEVLSVVRDAEEAFREAKKTGNDIVIKNARISVAEARKGKDVLDIFKRDLKRFTRFYEFASQIIDFDDQELEKLSIYARHLLPLLREERLDDEIDLSDIEMTHYRLAKKREEQIKLENEDGTLRPPSDETASPRERETERLAEIVERMNRLFDGEFTGGDALSYARTIVTKLRENDRLMTELRVNSPAQAMLGSFPQAVEDAVIESMDTHAELARQFLGRERTRKGFAKLVMDLILKGFADGAPEEREFVKRLP from the coding sequence ATGCCCGACGCACTCGAAAACACCTTTCAGCAGGACATCGTCAACGCCCTGGTTGCCGGGGGCTGGATGATCGGCACCTCGGCGGGCTATGACCGCGAGCACGCGCTGTATCCCGAGGACGTGGTGGGCTTCATGAGCGAGGCGCAGCCCGACCAGTGGGCCAAGTTCTGCAAGATGTACCCGGAGAATCCCGAGGCATCCATGCTGCGCAGCCTTGCCAAGGCGCTGGACGACAAGGGCACACTCCAGATCCTGCGCAAGCACTATGCGGACCGGGGCGCGCGCATCCACATGTGCCGGTTCAAGCCCGACCACGGGCTCAACGAGGAGACCGAGCGGCAATACGGCTGCAACCGGCTTCGGGTGGTGCCGGAGCTGGTCTACTCGCCCCACGGCTATGTGGGGCGGCTCGATCTGGCCCTGTTCGTCAACGGCATCCCGGTGGCGACCCTGGAGCTCAAGAGCGAGTTCAAGCAGTCGGTGCACAACGCCATCCGGCAATACAAGAAGGACCGCCCGCCCAAAGACCCGCACACCCGCAAGGGTGAGCCGCTGCTCACCTTCAAGCGCGGTGCCCTGGTGCATTTCGCCGTGAGCCAGGAGGATGTGTACATGTGCACCCGGCTGGCCGGGGACGCCTCGCGCTTCCTGCCCTTCAACAAGGGCACCGACGATGGCGGGGCGGGCAATCCGCCGCCCGCCGATCCCGACGACTACGCCACCGGGTATCTCTGGCAGGAAGTGCTCCGGCCAGACAACTTCCTGCGCATCCTCGGCCGTTTCCTGCATCTCGAAGTCAAGGAAACCACCGATTGGCAAGGCCGCACGCGCAAGAAAGAGACCATGATCTTCCCGCGCTTTCACCAGTGGGACGCGGTCAACCGGCTCATCGACACGGCCCGGGCCGAGGGGCCGGGACACAAGTATCTCATCCAGCACAGCGCGGGCTCGGGCAAGTCCAACTCCATCGCCTGGACCGCGCACCAGCTTTCCTCGCTCCACGATGCCGAAGACGGCAAGGTCTTTGATTCGGTCATCGTCATCACCGACCGCACGGTGCTCGACAACCAGTTGCAGGAGACCATCTACCAGTTCGACCACCGCCGGGGCGCGGTCACACGGGTCAGCCGGGAATACGGCGACGGCTCCAAATCCGAGCAACTGGCGGGCGCGCTGGAAGAGGCCGCAGGCATCGTCATCGTCACCATCCAGACATTCCCCTACGTGCTCAAGCTCCTCCAGGAGCGGACAGCGCTCAAGGGCCGCACCTATGCGGTCATCGCCGACGAGGCCCACTCGTCCCAGACAGGCGGCACGGCCCAGAAGCTGCGCGAAGTCCTCAACCTCGAACAGATCGACGAGGGCGCGGACCTGAGCTCCGAGGACGTGTTGCAGGCCACCCTGGCCTCCCGGCGCGACTCGGACCGCATCAGCTACTTTGCCTTCACGGCCACGCCCAAGCCCAAGACCCTGGAGCTCTTCGGCCGCCGCCCAAGGCCCGACCTGCCCGCCTCGGCCGAGAACATCCCGCAGTCGTTTCACGTCTACACCATGCGGCAGGCCATTGAGGAAGGATACATCCTCGACGTGCTCCGGAACTACACCACCTATTCCATGGCCTACAAGCTGGCCCACACCAATCCAGAAGACGAGCGGGAAGTGGACGCCCGCAAGGGGGCCAGCACCATCGCCAAGTGGGTGCGCCACCATCCCCACAACATCGCCACCAAGGTGGAGGTGATCATCGAGCACTTCCGCACCCGGATCGCGGCCCGGCTGAACGGCCAGGCCAAGGCCATGGTGGTCACGTCCTCCCGGCTGGCCGCGGTGCGCTACAAGCTCGCCTTTGACAAGTACATTGCCGAGCATCCGCAGTGCCAGGGCATTCAGGCCATGGTCGCCTTTTCCGGCGATGTGGAGGATGTCGAGAACGGCACCGGCCCGTTCAACGAAACCAACATGAACCCGACCCTGAAGAAACGGGACATGCGCAAGGCGTTCGACACCGACGAGTATCAGGTCATGATCGTGGCCAACAAGTTCCAGACCGGATTCGATCAGCCCAAGCTCTGCGCCATGTACGTGGACAAGAAGCTGGCCGGGGTGGACTGCGTCCAGACCCTGTCGCGGCTCAACCGCACCTATCCGGGCAAGGACCAGACCTTTGTCCTCGATTTCGCCAACAAGCCCGAGGACATCCTCGCCGCGTTCCAGCCCTACTACAAGGTCGCCAGGCTCCAGGACGTGTCCGACCCGAACCTTGTCTACGAGCTCAAGGACAAGCTCGACGGGCAGGATATCTACCGCTGGGAGGAAGTGGAAGCCTTTGTCGAGGCATTCTTCAACGACAAGGCGTCGCAAGCCCGGCTCATGCGCCACTGCCGCCCGGCGCGGGAACGCTTCGGCATCCGGTACAAGGAAGTCCTGTCCGTTGTCCGTGATGCGGAGGAGGCGTTTCGGGAAGCGAAGAAGACCGGCAACGATATCGTCATCAAGAATGCCCGGATCAGCGTCGCCGAAGCCAGAAAGGGCAAGGACGTGCTGGACATCTTCAAGCGCGACCTGAAGCGGTTCACGCGGTTCTACGAGTTCGCCTCACAGATCATCGACTTTGACGACCAGGAGCTTGAGAAGCTCTCCATCTATGCCCGCCACCTGCTGCCCCTGCTCCGGGAGGAACGCCTCGATGACGAGATCGACCTCTCCGACATCGAGATGACCCACTACCGCCTGGCCAAAAAGCGCGAGGAGCAGATCAAGCTGGAAAACGAGGACGGAACCCTCAGGCCGCCCTCCGACGAAACGGCGTCACCCAGGGAGCGCGAGACCGAAAGGCTCGCGGAAATAGTGGAGCGCATGAACAGGCTCTTCGACGGCGAGTTCACCGGCGGCGACGCCCTGAGCTACGCCCGGACCATCGTCACCAAGCTGCGCGAGAACGACCGGCTCATGACCGAACTGCGCGTGAACAGCCCGGCCCAGGCCATGCTCGGCAGCTTCCCCCAGGCAGTGGAGGACGCCGTCATCGAGAGCATGGACACGCACGCCGAACTCGCCCGGCAGTTCCTCGGCAGGGAGCGCACCAGAAAAGGCTTCGCCAAGCTGGTGATGGATCTGATCCTGAAGGGCTTTGCAGACGGAGCCCCAGAAGAAAGGGAATTTGTCAAACGGCTGCCTTAG
- a CDS encoding DUF6538 domain-containing protein, translating to MPRIARSPNHLYLKGTTYYFRHVVPSALRHSLGRSEIRMSLRTGYLAEARPKARILASCVKQVLTCQFTRSSV from the coding sequence ATGCCGCGAATCGCTCGCTCCCCGAATCACCTTTACTTGAAAGGCACGACCTACTACTTTCGTCACGTTGTCCCGAGCGCCCTGCGCCACTCGCTGGGCCGCTCCGAGATCAGGATGTCCCTGCGCACGGGATACTTGGCCGAAGCAAGGCCGAAGGCCAGAATACTGGCCTCCTGCGTAAAACAAGTCCTGACCTGCCAATTTACGCGTTCATCAGTTTAG
- a CDS encoding DVU_1551 family NTP transferase, with amino-acid sequence MIRLAAVIPAAGLSSRMGRCKPLLPLGRGTVLSRCVDLFRNNRIDQIIVVTGNNRDEVSAEAFRAGAKPVHNERFKQGMFSSVLTGIGALKNDVSAFFLLPADTPLIRPETIGRLAETYRNARPALLYPRFLDERGHPPVIGRELLGDIVGHDGAGGLRTVLQRHEAAAMDLDTPDAGTVIDLDHPEDYGQALACFDAQYPNERECRQLWAMRGLPEHVDEHCRAVAAVTDALCARLNARNGTSALNPALARGAALVHDIGKGTRHHEAAGAALLRSHGFHAAADIVAGHFDLTLAPDQPITEKEVVFLADKLVRCHSPVALDARYLEKLAVHRHEPGAEEAILGRLERARNLLARFDGELGESAEEVARLALA; translated from the coding sequence ATGATCCGGCTGGCCGCAGTCATCCCCGCCGCCGGGCTCTCCTCGCGCATGGGGCGGTGCAAGCCGCTGCTCCCGCTGGGCAGGGGCACGGTCCTGTCGCGTTGCGTTGATCTTTTCCGAAACAACCGCATCGACCAGATCATAGTTGTTACGGGCAACAACAGGGACGAGGTGTCGGCGGAAGCGTTCAGGGCCGGGGCAAAGCCTGTCCACAACGAACGCTTCAAGCAGGGCATGTTCTCCTCGGTGCTCACGGGAATCGGCGCACTGAAAAACGATGTTTCGGCGTTCTTTCTCCTCCCGGCCGACACCCCCCTGATCCGGCCCGAAACCATCGGCCGACTGGCGGAGACCTACCGGAATGCCAGACCGGCCCTGCTCTACCCCCGCTTCCTGGACGAGCGCGGCCATCCGCCGGTCATCGGCAGGGAACTCCTTGGCGACATTGTGGGTCACGACGGCGCAGGCGGCCTGCGGACCGTACTGCAACGGCACGAGGCCGCCGCCATGGACCTGGATACGCCCGATGCGGGCACGGTCATCGACCTGGATCATCCCGAAGACTACGGGCAAGCTCTCGCCTGCTTCGACGCCCAATACCCCAACGAGCGCGAATGCCGCCAACTCTGGGCCATGCGCGGCCTGCCGGAGCACGTCGACGAACACTGCCGGGCCGTGGCAGCCGTGACCGACGCCCTGTGCGCCCGGCTCAACGCCCGAAACGGCACTTCCGCCCTGAACCCCGCCCTGGCAAGGGGGGCCGCCCTGGTCCACGACATCGGCAAGGGGACCAGACACCATGAAGCTGCGGGCGCGGCCCTGCTACGCTCACATGGCTTCCACGCCGCGGCCGACATCGTGGCCGGGCACTTCGACCTGACCCTTGCACCGGATCAACCCATCACGGAAAAGGAAGTGGTCTTCCTGGCCGACAAGCTGGTACGCTGCCATTCGCCGGTCGCACTCGACGCTCGCTATCTCGAAAAACTGGCCGTCCACCGGCACGAGCCCGGCGCCGAGGAAGCCATCCTCGGCCGCCTGGAACGGGCCAGGAACCTTCTTGCCCGTTTTGATGGCGAGCTGGGCGAATCGGCCGAGGAAGTGGCCCGGCTGGCCCTGGCCTGA
- a CDS encoding XdhC family aldehyde oxidoreductase maturation factor, with product MKSLVRSVCELLARGETVVMATVVESSGSTPRSSGAKMIVRGDGSILGTVGGGLVEALACRDGLAQLDAGDGAARLLFVDLTNSLAAESDMICGGGLSVLLETVAPGGSCATAYAALDERIRRGVRTVLETRLEEADTLRTIHHAVLDAPAGNGIVFQRQDRAMRLMEPFTPPPSLYLFGAGHVSLFTARVGAMAGFRTVVLDDRADFANPGRFPEADQVAVLPSFDGCCQGLGIGGDDFVVIVTRGHLHDRTVLAEALRTPAGYIGMIGSKSKRDKIYASLLADGFTRQDIDRCHCPIGLPIGAQTPEEIAVSIGAELISARAGMGR from the coding sequence ATGAAATCCCTTGTGCGCTCCGTGTGCGAACTCCTGGCGCGGGGCGAAACCGTTGTGATGGCGACCGTTGTGGAGAGCTCAGGATCCACCCCGCGCTCCTCGGGCGCCAAGATGATCGTGCGGGGAGACGGCTCCATCCTCGGCACCGTGGGCGGCGGACTGGTGGAGGCCCTGGCCTGCCGCGACGGGCTGGCCCAGCTCGACGCAGGCGACGGCGCGGCACGGCTCCTCTTCGTGGACCTGACCAATTCCCTGGCTGCCGAATCGGACATGATCTGCGGCGGTGGCCTCTCGGTGCTCTTGGAGACCGTGGCCCCCGGCGGCTCGTGCGCCACGGCCTACGCCGCGCTGGACGAACGCATCCGCCGCGGCGTCCGCACTGTTCTTGAAACCCGGCTGGAAGAAGCCGACACCCTGCGGACCATACACCATGCGGTCCTCGACGCCCCTGCGGGAAACGGCATCGTCTTCCAGCGACAGGATCGGGCCATGCGCCTGATGGAACCCTTCACCCCCCCGCCTTCCCTCTACCTCTTCGGGGCCGGGCATGTCTCCCTGTTCACCGCCCGGGTCGGGGCCATGGCCGGATTCCGCACCGTGGTCCTCGACGACCGAGCCGATTTCGCCAATCCCGGACGCTTTCCCGAGGCGGATCAGGTGGCCGTCCTGCCCTCCTTTGACGGCTGCTGCCAGGGACTGGGCATCGGTGGCGACGACTTTGTGGTCATCGTCACCCGCGGGCACCTGCATGACCGCACCGTGCTGGCTGAGGCACTGCGCACCCCGGCCGGGTACATCGGCATGATCGGCAGCAAAAGCAAGCGCGACAAGATATACGCCTCTCTGCTCGCCGACGGATTCACCCGGCAGGACATCGACCGCTGCCACTGCCCCATCGGGCTGCCCATCGGGGCGCAAACGCCTGAGGAGATCGCGGTCAGCATCGGCGCGGAGCTTATCAGCGCCCGTGCCGGGATGGGACGATGA